A genomic window from Triticum urartu cultivar G1812 chromosome 7, Tu2.1, whole genome shotgun sequence includes:
- the LOC125519100 gene encoding uncharacterized protein LOC125519100, with the protein MGKTGRIRQADHPALTPPMSLQISDSDFSRLSLAPRLLHVVIHKNSPNHTAPRVKTKTTRCRTSPPVAPKERHFGGAPSPLCLLLELHGRLLPWRRFRNSVLSKHSGSPFPHCSHGAASSSSHSAGAQAVLEDARGVGDKSRGVAREEKDRVSVVLQEARAKRNAREYCRKIINNTSMNRRAFFIITAISVQQLINILHSGSCRGYFFLGSVGSMLWELEPSRGHWQV; encoded by the exons ATGGGGAAGACCGGGCGCATCCGCCAGGCAGACCATCCTGCGCTGACCCCACCCATGTCCCTACAAATATCCGACAGCGACTTCTCAAGGTTGTCG CTAGCTCCTCGTCTCCTCCATGTCGTTATCCACAAAAATTCCCCAAATCACACCGCACCCCGCGTGAAGACCAAGACGACCCGCTGCCGCACCTCGCCGCCGGTGGCTCCCAAAGAGCGCCATTTCGGCGGAGCGCCCTCGCCCCTCTGCTTGCTGCTCGAGCTGCACGGGCGCCTGCTTCCCTGGCGGCGGTTCCGCAACAGCGTGCTGTCGAAGCACAGCGGCAGTCCCTTCCCCCACTGCTCCCACGGCGCGGCTTCTTCCTCCAGCCATTCGGCTGGGGCCCAGGCGGTGCTGGAGGATGCACGCGGCGTAGGGGACAAGTCTAGAGGGGTCGCGCGAGAGGAGAAGGATCGGGTCTCGGTGGTTCTTCAGGAGGCGCGTGCAAAGCGGAACGCGCGAGAATACTGCAGG AAGATCATAAACAATACTAGCATGAACAGGCGTGCCTTCTTCATCATCACGGCTATAAGTGTCCAACAATTGATCAATATCCTTCACAGTGGAAGTTGTCGAGGGTATTTCTTCCTG